The Thermotoga neapolitana DSM 4359 sequence AAAAGGAGAAGCAAATATTGATTGGTTTCCCCTGGAATTGCAGAAAGCCATTGAAAAATCGAAGGAATACACCATTAACACTGAGGTATCGATAAATATGGATCAGAAACACTTTGAGCTGTTGCTTCAGTATTTAGAGGAAGAAGGATATCATCCTGAGCAATCCATAAGACCCTCTCAAAGGATAGTAATGGTAAAAGTAAAAAACAAATATTTTAAAGAAGAACTCACTCTCACATATTACATGAATACCGGCAATTTGCAGATACAAGGAAAAGCCCATGACGTGTTTAAGAATGTCCAATTGTTCCTATCAGAATTCGAGAGTGCTGAAAGATATAAAAACTTCATCAAGCGTATATATGGAATAGAAGATGAACGCAGGCTTGAGGAAACTTTGAACAGAGTAACCAAAGGAGCATATGGATCTGAATTAATATCTGAAGCGTTAAAGAACGAACTGTTAACAGCGTATTTGGCTTACCTTGAAGAACCTACCATGCCCTTCAGAGATTTTTCTTTATACCTAGTACCATCGGTACGCGTGTTGGAAGCATTCATAGAAATGGGACTACAAATGATAACGGGAAAAATAGAAAAGATTAATAGAATCGGAGATTTTTTCAAATGGAGCAAGAAAGACAATTCATACAAAATCAGACCAGATTGTATTGCAAATTATAACCTGGGCGATCTCCTATCCGTCTTAGAGAAGTGCTACAATTTCTACCACGATTACAGACATGCCTATGTTCACGCATCGTCCTTAGAAGGACACACTTCCATTATTCCTGAAAAATCTCAAGTAGATGATCTAATAAAGCGAGCTCTGGAATTGATAGGAGACCTTTTTGAGAAATATGAAAGATCAGTTAGGCAGGTGAAATGATATGAGATTCAAAATCTTCGTAACGGATATGGATTATAAGTACTTTGTCATTATGCTTACTGTAGAGAAACCTTTCGATTTATTGAAAGAAATCACAGGGAAACTAAGAAGACTCGGAAAAGGGGAAGGAAAGGTATTATTCGATACCACCCTTGGAAATCTTAACAAACAGGAGAGATACATAGAAGCCTATTTTGACGGTGAAAAGATAGACGTTTCCTCTTTTAAAGTGGTTAAAGAGCCTCCTGAATATTACCTCAGAAAAAGCTTTGAATATCTGTCCAGAAATTATAGCAAATATGTTGAAAGAAGTCTTCTCACTTCTGCAGAAAAGTTCAGGTACAAGAATCGAATATTCACACGATAAACAAACTTAATATAATCGTGGGAAATTCCTTCTCTTCTGTGCCTCAGCCACACTGCCCCGTCCTGCCGTTTCTCATCCACGGGAGTTCATCAGTACCGCCAGAAAGAGGGAAAGCAAAGCAAAGCAAATTGTGATGGAGCAGACGTAAAGGGATCGTTTGTGGTATTCTTGTGTTGGAATTGCTTCGAAATAGGTGAAGAGGAAGGGGCAGTAGGCTTACTGAACCTTTACGAGGTCAATTGTTTGGTTTTCGCCTATGATTGTGATTCTACCAGAGGCGTAGACACCTTGGCTTGTTGCAGTTACAGTTTGACCTGTTGTTGGATCAGTTAGAGTTACTGTGATTACAATGTTCCCGCCTGAAGTTATTGTACCCGTCATGGGCAAAAAGAATTGTATTCCTGAAGAGAGTTCTACACCACCAAATAGTCCTGTGAAGGTTGAACCATTCTGGTTTTCAACGATCATAACATACTTGCCATATGTGTCTGGTGTTCCATCATAGTTTATGTCTATTGGAAAAGTAGAAGTGCTTTCCCATCTTCCTACAATGTGGTCCACTTGAAGCTACACAACCACTAACAAGTGCCAGAGTAATTGACACAGCCACGAAAAACAGAAAAAGCCTTCTCATTCTCACACCCCCACTTCTCCCTGGGTAAGCCCCTTCCCCAAGGGTATTTTATAACCAAACTTTCTGGTTTTGTTCACTTGCCTCCTCTTTTTCCCAAACTGCCAGCGCAGTTTTTCAAGGACGTTTCAGTCAAGTCTT is a genomic window containing:
- a CDS encoding type II toxin-antitoxin system RnlB family antitoxin, producing MRFKIFVTDMDYKYFVIMLTVEKPFDLLKEITGKLRRLGKGEGKVLFDTTLGNLNKQERYIEAYFDGEKIDVSSFKVVKEPPEYYLRKSFEYLSRNYSKYVERSLLTSAEKFRYKNRIFTR